One region of Choristoneura fumiferana chromosome 3, NRCan_CFum_1, whole genome shotgun sequence genomic DNA includes:
- the LOC141426653 gene encoding probable 26S proteasome non-ATPase regulatory subunit 3, whose translation MAPVEDVEMKSVESPAAASDAEAGEVKKDADVVTVQDLREHVRQIDKAVTSKEPRFAMRVLRSLPNTRRKLNGNVLRAIINQLYPSNADKEALIAFVETPQPGAVEIETPRSRSAPKTPGPEVDVYVHLLVLLRLLDTNKLEEATECSQQLMTKVTAQNRRTLDLIAAKCYFYHSRVFELTNKLDLIRGLLHARLRTSTLRSDYEGQAVLINCLLRNYLHYSLYDQADKLVSKSVFPENASNNEWARFLFYLGRIKAARLEYSDAHKHLVQALRKAPQTAAVGFRQTVQKLAIVVELLLGDIPERAIFRQAPLRRALAPYFQLTQAVRLGNLQRFSEVLENFGPQFRTDHTFTLILRLRQNVIKTAIRSIGLSYSRISPKDIARKLGLDSAEDAEFIVAKAIRDGVIEATLDPEKGYMSNKESSDIYCTREPQLAFHQRISFCLDLHNQSVKAMRYPPKSYGKELESAEERREREQQDLELAKEMAEEDDDGFP comes from the coding sequence ATGGCACCTGTTGAAGATGTTGAAATGAAAAGTGTGGAGAGTCCCGCAGCGGCAAGTGATGCAGAAGCTGGCGAAGTAAAGAAGGACGCTGATGTTGTTACCGTACAAGATTTACGGGAACATGTCAGGCAAATAGATAAAGCGGTTACGTCTAAGGAACCAAGATTCGCTATGAGAGTACTTAGATCCCTTCCAAACACCCGAAGGAAGCTTAATGGTAACGTTTTACGAGCCATTATTAACCAACTGTATCCTTCAAATGCGGACAAAGAAGCTTTGATTGCTTTCGTTGAAACCCCACAGCCTGGTGCTGTCGAGATTGAGACGCCGCGCTCTAGAAGCGCTCCGAAAACACCAGGTCCTGAGGTAGATGTGTATGTCCATTTGTTAGTTTTACTCCGTTTGTTGGACACTAATAAGTTAGAAGAAGCTACAGAGTGCTCACAGCAGTTGATGACCAAGGTGACAGCGCAAAACAGAAGAACCCTAGATCTGATTGCTGCTAAATGTTATTTCTATCACTCTCGGGTGTTTGAACTCACCAATAAACTAGATTTAATAAGGGGGCTATTGCATGCACGCCTCCGCACATCCACTCTCCGTAGTGACTATGAAGGACAAGCTGTTCTCATTAACTGCCTGCTTCGTAACTATCTGCATTATTCATTGTATGATCAGGCTGACAAGTTGGTCAGTAAATCGGTGTTCCCAGAAAATGCAAGCAATAATGAGTGGGCTAGGTTTCTGTTTTATCTTGGCAGAATAAAAGCAGCCCGTCTTGAATATAGTGATGCTCATAAGCACTTGGTGCAGGCACTCCGAAAAGCCCCCCAGACTGCTGCTGTTGGTTTCCGTCAAACAGTTCAGAAGTTGGCTATAGTGGTTGAGCTACTGTTGGGTGACATCCCCGAGCGCGCAATATTCCGCCAAGCCCCATTGAGAAGGGCTCTGGCACCATATTTCCAGCTCACTCAGGCTGTAAGACTTGGAAATTTGCAAAGATTTAGTGAGGTGTTGGAAAACTTTGGTCCTCAATTCCGTACTGACCATACTTTCACTTTGATCCTTCGTCTACGACAGAATGTCATCAAGACTGCCATTCGTTCAATTGGGTTGTCATATTCACGGATTTCTCCAAAGGATATTGCCAGGAAATTGGGCTTGGATTCAGCAGAAGATGCTGAGTTCATTGTAGCTAAAGCTATCAGAGATGGAGTTATTGAGGCTACCTTGGACCCGGAAAAGGGCTACATGAGCAACAAAGAGAGTTCTGACATTTACTGCACTAGGGAGCCACAACTGGCTTTCCACCAGCGCATATCTTTCTGCTTAGATCTCCACAACCAGAGTGTCAAGGCTATGAGATATCCTCCTAAGTCATATGGGAAGGAATTGGAGAGTGCAGAAGAGCGCCGTGAAAGGGAGCAGCAGGACTTGGAACTGGCTAAAGAGATGGCTGAAGAAGATGATGATGGCTTCCCTTAA
- the LOC141426227 gene encoding dynein axonemal assembly factor 6-like, whose amino-acid sequence MVEFTPNTMEKLAELLKVPEPEVLQGEDMISSGCEITSSRGELPPADTVKGPPRTIEEFEEQEAKEAEELGRVGAGIDDRKIPEYTMCYRQAVTAEDVFLQIGPKTPSSNSCEDLIVRIKLPGDKKENTELTVDRSSIFVHSSQHALKLDLPHEIDPDLSKANWDSAEETLVLTLRLQREFDYVNF is encoded by the exons ATGGTTGAATTTACTCCAAACACTATGGAGAAACTAGCGGAGCTGCTAAAAGTTCCAGAACCAGAGGTTTTACAGGGTGAAGATATGATTTCATCAG ggtGTGAGATAACTTCATCCAGAGGTGAACTGCCTCCTGCTGATACCGTAAAAGGTCCTCCAAGAACCATCGAAGAGTTCGAAGAGCAGGAGGCCAAGGAAGCGGAGGAGTTAGGCCGCGTGGGCGCAGGCATCGACGATCGGAAGATCCCAGAATACACCATGTGCTATCGGCAGGCTGTGACCGCGGAGGACGTGTTTCTGCAG ATCGGACCAAAAACTCCATCTTCGAATAGTTGCGAGGACCTCATAGTAAGAATAAAACTGCCTGGCGACAAGAAAGAAAACACCGAGTTAACTGTCGACAGAAGCAGCATCTTTGTCCACTCCTCACAGCACGCActgaagttggacctaccccaTGAAATAGACCCTGATTTGTCTAAAGCTAACTGGGATTCTGCGGAGGAGACATTGGTGCTGACGCTGAGACTGCAAAGGGAATTCGATTATGTAAATTTCTAG